In Helianthus annuus cultivar XRQ/B chromosome 3, HanXRQr2.0-SUNRISE, whole genome shotgun sequence, a single window of DNA contains:
- the LOC110927522 gene encoding uncharacterized protein LOC110927522 isoform X1 → MSSSFHPATSTCTIDFITLTEYKSKIIIDNPSPAGLPNPFYRRGRRPLLPPRFGGIEKVPTCLNRELTERKHEIIPLDRVICLSLCFGFDRHGRINMPDAFFIRQSYWLSTVWGVVWIVFCRETMYMLLGIQPTHGGAFFRESELVKEGIGISSTRKL, encoded by the exons ATGTCTTCTTCGTTTCACCCAGCCACAAGTACATGCACAATCGACTTCATCACTCTCACTGAGTACAAATCCAAGATCATCATCGACAACCCATCTCCGGCTGGCCTCCCTAATCCTTTTTATCGCCGTGGTCGTCGTCCACTGCTTCCGCCCAG GTTTGGTGGGATTGAAAAAGTCCCAACATGCTTGAATCGTGAACTAACTGAAAGGAAGCATGAAATTATACCTCTTGACAG GGTTATTTGTTTGTCTCTGTGTTTCGGCTTTGATAGGCATGGGAGAATTAACATGCCTGATGCATTCTTTATCCGACAATCAT ATTGGTTGAGTACGGTTTGGGGTGTTGTTTGGATCGTATTTTGTAGGGAAACAATGTACATGCTCTTGGGGATTCAGCCGACCCATGGGG GTGCTTTTTTTAGGGAATCGGAATTAGTGAAAGAAGGAATTGGAATTAGTTCCACTAGAAAATTATGA
- the LOC110927522 gene encoding uncharacterized protein LOC110927522 isoform X3: protein MSSSFHPATSTCTIDFITLTEYKSKIIIDNPSPAGLPNPFYRRGRRPLLPPRFGGIEKVPTCLNRELTERKHEIIPLDRVICLSLCFGFDRHGRINMPDAFFIRQSWKQCTCSWGFSRPMGVRIGAFFRESELVKEGIGISSTRKL, encoded by the exons ATGTCTTCTTCGTTTCACCCAGCCACAAGTACATGCACAATCGACTTCATCACTCTCACTGAGTACAAATCCAAGATCATCATCGACAACCCATCTCCGGCTGGCCTCCCTAATCCTTTTTATCGCCGTGGTCGTCGTCCACTGCTTCCGCCCAG GTTTGGTGGGATTGAAAAAGTCCCAACATGCTTGAATCGTGAACTAACTGAAAGGAAGCATGAAATTATACCTCTTGACAG GGTTATTTGTTTGTCTCTGTGTTTCGGCTTTGATAGGCATGGGAGAATTAACATGCCTGATGCATTCTTTATCCGACAATCAT GGAAACAATGTACATGCTCTTGGGGATTCAGCCGACCCATGGGGGTAAGGATAG GTGCTTTTTTTAGGGAATCGGAATTAGTGAAAGAAGGAATTGGAATTAGTTCCACTAGAAAATTATGA
- the LOC110927522 gene encoding uncharacterized protein LOC110927522 isoform X2 translates to MSSSFHPATSTCTIDFITLTEYKSKIIIDNPSPAGLPNPFYRRGRRPLLPPRFGGIEKVPTCLNRELTERKHEIIPLDRHGRINMPDAFFIRQSYWLSTVWGVVWIVFCRETMYMLLGIQPTHGGAFFRESELVKEGIGISSTRKL, encoded by the exons ATGTCTTCTTCGTTTCACCCAGCCACAAGTACATGCACAATCGACTTCATCACTCTCACTGAGTACAAATCCAAGATCATCATCGACAACCCATCTCCGGCTGGCCTCCCTAATCCTTTTTATCGCCGTGGTCGTCGTCCACTGCTTCCGCCCAG GTTTGGTGGGATTGAAAAAGTCCCAACATGCTTGAATCGTGAACTAACTGAAAGGAAGCATGAAATTATACCTCTTGACAG GCATGGGAGAATTAACATGCCTGATGCATTCTTTATCCGACAATCAT ATTGGTTGAGTACGGTTTGGGGTGTTGTTTGGATCGTATTTTGTAGGGAAACAATGTACATGCTCTTGGGGATTCAGCCGACCCATGGGG GTGCTTTTTTTAGGGAATCGGAATTAGTGAAAGAAGGAATTGGAATTAGTTCCACTAGAAAATTATGA
- the LOC110928596 gene encoding trihelix transcription factor ASIL2, with amino-acid sequence MDYNSSVRSRRPVRNNNNFNEYDNDEFEEENVGLNQRYSYQLNNNNNINNNDEDDDEDDEEEEDDENEYRHGYYRGVDTGESSRRHQKKRRLDNIVSNYEYAPRVPDRLSDEWSDNATFVLVEVWGDRYLELGRKSLRTDDWVEVAEKVSEMCKMEIDESRCRKRLESLKKKYKKEKAKVVTGGYNGKWGFFKKMDMLLSPKKQHNGLPCGVDSGEYVFMNTKVYLDQSNALDEMRDSPCESEDDDDDGEDEWNDEDGEGFRLLAESVQNFGEIYEKIEGRKRQQTMELEKMRMDFQRELEIQKKQILERAQAEIAKIREGDDEDVNSVENLSG; translated from the coding sequence ATGGATTACAACTCATCCGTTCGATCTAGACGCCCTGTTCGTAACAATAACAATTTCAACGAGTACGATAACGATgaatttgaagaagaaaatgtaGGTTTAAATCAAAGATATAGCTATCAattgaacaataataataatattaataataatgatgaagatgatgatgaggatgatgaagaggaagaagatgatgagaatgAATATAGGCATGGATATTATAGGGGAGTAGATACAGGAGAATCGTCTAGGCGTcaccaaaagaaaagaagattgGATAACATAGTGTCGAATTACGAATATGCCCCTCGCGTTCCCGATAGGTTGTCGGATGAGTGGAGTGATAATGCGACTTTCGTGTTGGTGGAAGTATGGGGCGATCGGTATTTGGAGTTAGGGAGGAAGAGTTTGAGGACGGACGATTGGGTCGAGGTTGCGGAGAAGGTGTCGGAGATGTGTAAGATGGAGATTGACGAGAGTCGGTGTAGGAAACGGTTGGAGAGTTTGAAGAAGAAGTATAAGAAAGAGAAGGCGAAAGTGGTTACGGGGGGGTATAATGGGAAATGGGGATTTTTTAAGAAGATGGATATGTTGTTGTCGCCGAAGAAGCAGCATAATGGGTTACCGTGTGGTGTTGATTCGGGGGAATATGTGTTTATGAATACGAAGGTTTATTTGGACCAGTCGAACGCGTTGGATGAGATGCGGGATAGTCCGTGTGAATCggaggatgatgatgacgatggtgAGGATGAGTGGAATGATGAGGACGGTGAAGGGTTTCGGTTGTTGGCGGAATCTGTTCAGAATTTCGGGGAGATTTATGAAAAGATTGAGGGTCGAAAGAGACAGCAAACGATGGAGTTGGAGAAAATGAGAATGGATTTTCAGAGAGAGTTGGAAATACAGAAGAAGCAGATTCTTGAACGGGCGCAAGCTGAGATTGCTAAAATCCGGGAAGGTGATGATGAGGATGTTAATTCTGTTGAGAATCTTAGCGGATAA
- the LOC110927522 gene encoding uncharacterized protein LOC110927522 isoform X6 — translation MSSSFHPATSTCTIDFITLTEYKSKIIIDNPSPAGLPNPFYRRGRRPLLPPRFGGIEKVPTCLNRELTERKHEIIPLDRVICLSLCFGFDRHGRINMPDAFFIRQSWKQCTCSWGFSRPMGVLFLGNRN, via the exons ATGTCTTCTTCGTTTCACCCAGCCACAAGTACATGCACAATCGACTTCATCACTCTCACTGAGTACAAATCCAAGATCATCATCGACAACCCATCTCCGGCTGGCCTCCCTAATCCTTTTTATCGCCGTGGTCGTCGTCCACTGCTTCCGCCCAG GTTTGGTGGGATTGAAAAAGTCCCAACATGCTTGAATCGTGAACTAACTGAAAGGAAGCATGAAATTATACCTCTTGACAG GGTTATTTGTTTGTCTCTGTGTTTCGGCTTTGATAGGCATGGGAGAATTAACATGCCTGATGCATTCTTTATCCGACAATCAT GGAAACAATGTACATGCTCTTGGGGATTCAGCCGACCCATGGGG GTGCTTTTTTTAGGGAATCGGAATTAG
- the LOC110927522 gene encoding uncharacterized protein LOC110927522 isoform X5, with protein MSSSFHPATSTCTIDFITLTEYKSKIIIDNPSPAGLPNPFYRRGRRPLLPPRFGGIEKVPTCLNRELTERKHEIIPLDRHGRINMPDAFFIRQSWKQCTCSWGFSRPMGVRIGAFFRESELVKEGIGISSTRKL; from the exons ATGTCTTCTTCGTTTCACCCAGCCACAAGTACATGCACAATCGACTTCATCACTCTCACTGAGTACAAATCCAAGATCATCATCGACAACCCATCTCCGGCTGGCCTCCCTAATCCTTTTTATCGCCGTGGTCGTCGTCCACTGCTTCCGCCCAG GTTTGGTGGGATTGAAAAAGTCCCAACATGCTTGAATCGTGAACTAACTGAAAGGAAGCATGAAATTATACCTCTTGACAG GCATGGGAGAATTAACATGCCTGATGCATTCTTTATCCGACAATCAT GGAAACAATGTACATGCTCTTGGGGATTCAGCCGACCCATGGGGGTAAGGATAG GTGCTTTTTTTAGGGAATCGGAATTAGTGAAAGAAGGAATTGGAATTAGTTCCACTAGAAAATTATGA
- the LOC110927522 gene encoding uncharacterized protein LOC110927522 isoform X4: MSSSFHPATSTCTIDFITLTEYKSKIIIDNPSPAGLPNPFYRRGRRPLLPPRFGGIEKVPTCLNRELTERKHEIIPLDRVICLSLCFGFDRHGRINMPDAFFIRQSYWLSTVWGVVWIVFCRETMYMLLGIQPTHGGKDRCFF, from the exons ATGTCTTCTTCGTTTCACCCAGCCACAAGTACATGCACAATCGACTTCATCACTCTCACTGAGTACAAATCCAAGATCATCATCGACAACCCATCTCCGGCTGGCCTCCCTAATCCTTTTTATCGCCGTGGTCGTCGTCCACTGCTTCCGCCCAG GTTTGGTGGGATTGAAAAAGTCCCAACATGCTTGAATCGTGAACTAACTGAAAGGAAGCATGAAATTATACCTCTTGACAG GGTTATTTGTTTGTCTCTGTGTTTCGGCTTTGATAGGCATGGGAGAATTAACATGCCTGATGCATTCTTTATCCGACAATCAT ATTGGTTGAGTACGGTTTGGGGTGTTGTTTGGATCGTATTTTGTAGGGAAACAATGTACATGCTCTTGGGGATTCAGCCGACCCATGGGGGTAAGGATAG GTGCTTTTTTTAG